In the Phaseolus vulgaris cultivar G19833 chromosome 7, P. vulgaris v2.0, whole genome shotgun sequence genome, one interval contains:
- the LOC137827481 gene encoding uncharacterized protein At4g14450, chloroplastic-like, whose translation MADSRRARRQPSRLQSHAPSSLQINRAVQWNAAIPLLSPLASSPPPPPPPQKEEKPQQQRPQEKIVFKKWQHPAAPFCYEPPSVVAPFVNV comes from the coding sequence ATGGCCGATTCCCGCCGCGCCCGCCGCCAGCCCAGCCGCTTGCAGTCCCACGCTCCGTCGTCGCTTCAGATAAACCGCGCCGTCCAGTGGAACGCGGCGATCCCGCTACTCTCCCCGCTGGCCTCCTCGCCGCCGCCGCCTCCTCCGCCGCAGAAGGAGGAGAAGCCGCAGCAGCAGCGGCCGCAAGAGAAAATCGTCTTCAAAAAGTGGCAGCACCCGGCGGCGCCGTTCTGCTACGAACCACCCTCGGTGGTTGCACCCTTCGTTAACGTgtaa